Genomic DNA from Methanobacterium sp. Maddingley MBC34:
ACCTGTTTTTGCAGCGGTTTTTATCTTACCATCAATGTTTAGTTTAACTGTAGCTGTGGGAAGTACGTTATCCCCTGTCATCACCGTGAAACCTTCCAGTTTGACCTTTTCTTCCTTGGGTTTTCCTAAAACTGTTTCAGCCAGTGCCTGTAGATCTGCATCGGTAACCATTTTACCCTTATCACCCAGCTTCTTCACTTGATCATATAAGCTGCAGAACTGGTCTTCATCCATCTCAATATCATAATCATCAAGTTTGGATCTTATGGCCCGGGCCCCGGTGTGTTTTCCCATGACTATACGGCGAGTGTGGCCTACCATCTCCGGTTTCATTGGTTCATAGGTCTCAGCCTTCTGTAATACCCCATGAACATGTATTCCTGCCTCATGGGCAAATGCATTTTCTCCCACAATGGCCTTGTTAGGGGGCATTTTCACCCCGGTGATTCTGGAAACCAGTTCCGAGGTTCCCACTAAGAGTTCTGTGGTTATATTAGTTTTAACACCATAAGTAGCCATAAGAGCCATGACCACCTCTTCTAGCGAAGCATTACCTGCTCTTTCACCTAAACCATTTATAGTGGCATGGACCTGTTCGGCTCCGGCCTCCACTGCAGCCAGGCTGTTGGCCACTGCCACTCCAAAATCATCATGACAGTGCACACTGATGGGGATATTAACCACATGTTTAAGGTCACTTACCAGTTGCCGCATTGACGATGGCACCATAACTCCCACTGTGTCCGGGACATTGATTACATCTGCCCCTGCATCCTCCACCGCAGTGTAGATGTTTTTAAGAAAATCAAATTCAGTTCGAGTAGCATCTTCTGCTGAAAACTCGGCAATAATGCCATGATCTTTGATGTACTCCACTCCATCCACTGATTTAGTCAGTATTTCCTCC
This window encodes:
- a CDS encoding isopropylmalate/citramalate/homocitrate synthase (PFAM: HMGL-like; LeuA allosteric (dimerisation) domain~TIGRFAM: isopropylmalate/citramalate/homocitrate synthases) → MYIDKVKKEMKIPEKVRIFDTTLRDGEQTPGVAITPDEKIRIAKRLDRLGVDVIEVGFPAASEGERKATREVKDLGLNAQVCGLARPLQNDLDAAIDSDVDYIHTFIGTSPLHREYKLHMSQEEILTKSVDGVEYIKDHGIIAEFSAEDATRTEFDFLKNIYTAVEDAGADVINVPDTVGVMVPSSMRQLVSDLKHVVNIPISVHCHDDFGVAVANSLAAVEAGAEQVHATINGLGERAGNASLEEVVMALMATYGVKTNITTELLVGTSELVSRITGVKMPPNKAIVGENAFAHEAGIHVHGVLQKAETYEPMKPEMVGHTRRIVMGKHTGARAIRSKLDDYDIEMDEDQFCSLYDQVKKLGDKGKMVTDADLQALAETVLGKPKEEKVKLEGFTVMTGDNVLPTATVKLNIDGKIKTAAKTGVGPVDAAINAIQDLVRETADIELKEYHIEAITGGTNALAEVFVIMADGEGNSATGRSTVEDVVMASVEAVLDAINKILMAR